In Urechidicola croceus, a single window of DNA contains:
- the tsaB gene encoding tRNA (adenosine(37)-N6)-threonylcarbamoyltransferase complex dimerization subunit type 1 TsaB codes for MSLILNLETATKNCSVSLAENGKIIALKELNELGYSHAENLHPFIAEVLKVSNKEFSELDAVAISKGPGSYTGLRIGVSAAKGLCFALETPLISVDTLQSLAMQVNIENGVIVPMLDARRMEVYSSVFDSNHSQIRNIQAEILTEDSFLEFLEKGKVYFVGDGVLKTKEIINHPNAVFIDDKLPSANEMAQLSYVKYKKSDTENVAYFEPFYLKDFVTGNKPKN; via the coding sequence GTGTCCTTAATATTAAATTTAGAAACTGCCACTAAGAATTGTTCTGTTTCACTTGCTGAAAACGGAAAAATTATTGCACTTAAAGAATTAAATGAACTTGGTTATTCTCATGCAGAAAACTTACATCCATTTATTGCAGAGGTTTTAAAGGTTTCAAATAAAGAATTTTCTGAATTAGACGCAGTAGCAATAAGTAAAGGTCCAGGGTCATATACTGGTCTTCGTATTGGAGTTTCGGCGGCTAAAGGACTTTGTTTTGCTTTAGAAACACCATTAATATCAGTTGATACTTTACAATCTTTGGCAATGCAAGTAAATATTGAAAATGGAGTCATAGTTCCAATGTTAGATGCTCGTAGAATGGAAGTATATTCATCAGTTTTTGATTCAAACCATTCTCAAATTCGAAATATTCAAGCAGAAATATTAACCGAAGATTCTTTTTTAGAATTTTTAGAAAAAGGCAAGGTTTATTTTGTGGGAGATGGAGTTTTAAAAACCAAAGAAATTATCAATCATCCAAACGCAGTTTTTATAGATGATAAATTACCATCAGCAAATGAAATGGCACAATTGTCATATGTCAAATACAAAAAAAGCGACACTGAAAATGTCGCTTACTTTGAACCTTTTTATTTAAAAGATTTCGTTACAGGTAATAAACCAAAGAATTAA
- a CDS encoding TolC family protein → MRTKFLVVLAFIFCLSSNAQTKTWSLQECVDYAIENNITVKQSELDTEIAQENIVSAKGNFLPTVNGSTSGSFNFGSFIGQDGSRVSFDSFGNSLGLNAGVSLFNGYRNTNLYKQAQLGLESSELQLQKLKDDISLFVVNTYLNVLLNKENLKIADEQIKISQKQVEQIQELVDAGVRAKTDLYDIQAQLASDQERVVNAQNSIDLALLNLAQLLQVSHKGFDVETVELDLPAVALLYNDADEIFNRAVSARPEIRSAELAIENSELDIEIAKSAFYPSVSLGGGVSTSYQHTLGEKDRRTVVDPITGEVTSVANGFGQQFSDNLGYNIGVSVSIPIFNGGRTKSNVNRATLNNERIAYGLEQAKQDLRSTIEQAYADAKATLNQFEASQASVIAQEEAFRTAQESYDLGVMTSFEFEQVRNRLINAQASLATAKYNFVFKSKLLEFYYGIPITID, encoded by the coding sequence ATGAGAACAAAATTCCTAGTAGTTTTGGCGTTTATTTTTTGCCTATCTTCAAATGCTCAAACAAAAACATGGTCACTCCAAGAATGTGTAGATTACGCAATAGAAAATAACATTACAGTTAAGCAATCAGAATTAGATACCGAAATAGCACAAGAAAATATTGTTTCTGCAAAAGGTAATTTTTTACCAACAGTTAATGGTTCTACTTCTGGAAGTTTTAATTTTGGATCTTTTATCGGTCAAGACGGAAGTAGAGTTTCGTTTGATAGTTTTGGTAATAGTTTAGGCTTAAATGCTGGAGTATCTCTTTTTAATGGATATAGAAATACCAATTTATATAAACAAGCGCAACTAGGATTAGAATCAAGTGAATTACAATTGCAGAAATTAAAAGATGATATTTCTTTGTTCGTAGTCAACACTTACTTAAATGTTCTATTAAATAAAGAAAATTTAAAAATTGCCGATGAACAAATTAAGATTTCTCAGAAGCAAGTTGAGCAAATACAAGAATTAGTTGATGCAGGTGTACGAGCAAAAACTGATTTATATGATATACAAGCACAATTGGCAAGTGATCAAGAACGTGTAGTAAATGCACAAAACAGTATTGATTTAGCGTTATTAAATTTAGCGCAATTATTACAAGTATCGCACAAAGGATTTGATGTTGAGACTGTTGAATTAGATTTGCCAGCAGTTGCTTTATTATATAATGATGCAGATGAAATATTTAATAGGGCAGTAAGTGCGAGACCAGAAATTAGAAGTGCTGAATTGGCAATAGAAAATTCTGAGCTTGATATTGAAATTGCTAAAAGTGCTTTTTATCCAAGTGTGAGTCTGGGCGGAGGAGTGAGTACTTCATATCAACATACGCTTGGTGAAAAAGACAGAAGAACAGTAGTTGATCCTATTACCGGTGAAGTTACCTCAGTTGCTAATGGTTTTGGACAACAGTTTAGTGATAACTTAGGATATAATATTGGTGTTAGTGTAAGTATTCCAATTTTTAATGGTGGTAGAACAAAATCTAATGTTAATAGAGCAACTCTAAATAATGAAAGAATTGCATATGGATTGGAACAAGCTAAACAAGATTTACGTTCAACAATTGAACAAGCTTATGCAGATGCAAAAGCAACTTTAAATCAATTTGAAGCATCTCAAGCATCAGTTATTGCTCAAGAAGAAGCGTTTAGAACAGCACAAGAAAGTTACGATTTAGGGGTGATGACTTCTTTTGAATTCGAACAAGTAAGAAATAGATTAATCAATGCGCAAGCTTCATTGGCAACTGCAAAATATAATTTTGTGTTCAAGTCTAAGTTATTAGAATTCTATTATGGAATTCCAATTACTATTGATTAA
- a CDS encoding DUF420 domain-containing protein, giving the protein MKTAEEKKYNKIITVLSIVLPLAVAALFGIKIDLQLPVFLPPIYAAINGLTAILLVIAVIAIKKGNRSLHERLNKSAILLSIIFLVLYVLYHMTSDSTEFKGEGAIKYIYYFILISHIILSIAVIPFVLITYVRAKLGKFSEHKKIAKITFPLWLYVAVTGVIVYLMIAPYYI; this is encoded by the coding sequence ATGAAAACAGCAGAAGAAAAAAAATATAACAAGATTATTACAGTATTGTCAATTGTATTACCATTAGCAGTTGCAGCGTTATTTGGAATTAAAATTGATTTACAACTACCAGTTTTTTTACCACCAATTTATGCAGCAATAAATGGTTTGACAGCTATTTTATTAGTTATTGCAGTTATTGCTATAAAAAAAGGGAACCGTAGTTTACACGAGCGCTTAAATAAATCAGCGATTTTATTATCGATTATATTTTTAGTGTTATATGTTTTGTACCATATGACTTCAGATTCAACTGAATTTAAAGGGGAAGGAGCAATAAAATATATCTATTATTTTATTTTAATTAGTCATATTATACTATCAATTGCTGTAATTCCATTTGTATTGATAACATATGTAAGAGCTAAACTTGGAAAATTTTCAGAACATAAAAAAATTGCAAAAATCACATTTCCTCTGTGGTTATATGTTGCAGTTACTGGGGTTATTGTTTATTTAATGATTGCACCATATTATATTTAA
- a CDS encoding SCO family protein, translating to MKNKSYIGISFIILLFGIYTVPKVVEYFSKPKMETFGTVPPFEFINQNGKTVNNETFKGKVYVVEFFFTTCPTICPIMNSKMVDIQNEFFGNPNFGIASISINPAYDTPEILKEYAEQYQVSSPNWHMLTGQPQEVVYSLANNGFKLYAGVAGEEVGGFEHSGLFALIDKDGNIRSRYDENGNAIMYYRAIKENEFGDQINELKQDIKLLLKE from the coding sequence TTGAAAAATAAATCATACATAGGAATTTCATTTATAATATTACTTTTTGGAATTTATACGGTTCCGAAAGTAGTTGAATACTTTTCAAAACCCAAAATGGAAACTTTTGGGACAGTCCCTCCATTTGAATTTATAAATCAAAACGGTAAAACTGTTAATAATGAAACTTTTAAAGGAAAGGTGTATGTTGTCGAATTCTTTTTTACAACTTGTCCAACAATATGCCCAATAATGAATTCGAAAATGGTTGATATTCAAAACGAATTTTTTGGCAACCCTAATTTTGGAATAGCTTCTATTTCTATCAATCCAGCCTATGATACTCCTGAAATATTAAAGGAATATGCAGAGCAATATCAAGTTTCAAGTCCAAATTGGCATATGCTAACAGGACAACCTCAAGAAGTAGTTTATAGTTTGGCTAATAATGGATTTAAACTATATGCAGGAGTTGCTGGTGAGGAAGTTGGAGGTTTTGAACACTCAGGGTTATTTGCTTTAATTGATAAAGATGGAAATATAAGATCACGCTATGATGAAAATGGTAATGCAATAATGTATTATAGAGCCATTAAAGAAAATGAATTTGGAGATCAAATTAATGAATTAAAACAAGATATTAAATTACTATTAAAAGAGTAG
- a CDS encoding cytochrome C oxidase subunit IV family protein has product MAHGAEHESHTGLIWKVFGFLSLITIVEVILGIYKPESLHLTSILGTSPLNWIFIILTLVKAYGITWYFMHMKDESTWFRRSIVWTTVFLICYLATLLLIEGSYLYEVLSPYVKWDY; this is encoded by the coding sequence ATGGCACACGGAGCAGAACACGAATCACACACAGGTTTAATTTGGAAAGTATTTGGATTTCTTTCTTTAATTACAATTGTTGAGGTAATATTAGGTATATATAAACCAGAGTCTTTACACCTTACGTCTATTTTAGGTACAAGTCCTTTAAATTGGATATTCATTATTTTAACATTGGTAAAAGCATATGGTATTACATGGTATTTCATGCATATGAAAGATGAAAGTACATGGTTTAGGAGATCTATTGTTTGGACAACAGTATTTTTAATTTGTTATTTAGCCACACTTCTATTAATTGAAGGAAGTTATCTTTATGAAGTCCTTTCTCCTTATGTAAAATGGGATTATTAA
- a CDS encoding cytochrome c oxidase subunit 3, with protein MEATVATKGEHHSWDDDKTEKKPFGISYGKMMMWFFIMSDALTFSGFIVAYGLMRYKFIETWPIADEVFTHIPFSHGNHPMIYVAFMTFVLIFSSVTMVLAVDAGHQLKKTKVAWYMLWTIIGGIIFVGSQAWEWKTFITGSYGAVQMNDGKILQFVDETGHQVTLESFVTAHHKERTRHESKNGLWFVTEAPLAEFTVPEVIEAFKAHPELSVRTEKIDASKKKKEILSREASLKYLAEGKAVIKGANLKANEYGSTLFADFFFFITGFHGFHVFSGIVFNIIIFFNVIIGTYEKRKSYEMVEKVGLYWHFVDLVWVFVFTFFYLV; from the coding sequence ATGGAAGCAACTGTTGCTACTAAAGGAGAACACCATTCATGGGATGATGATAAAACCGAAAAAAAACCTTTTGGTATAAGTTATGGTAAAATGATGATGTGGTTCTTTATCATGTCTGATGCACTTACATTTTCGGGATTTATTGTTGCGTATGGTTTGATGCGTTATAAATTTATTGAAACTTGGCCAATTGCAGATGAGGTATTTACACATATACCTTTTTCACATGGAAATCATCCAATGATCTATGTGGCATTTATGACATTTGTTTTAATATTTTCATCAGTAACTATGGTGTTGGCAGTTGATGCTGGGCATCAATTAAAGAAAACTAAAGTTGCTTGGTATATGCTTTGGACGATTATTGGAGGTATTATCTTCGTTGGTTCACAAGCTTGGGAATGGAAAACTTTTATTACGGGTTCTTATGGAGCAGTTCAAATGAATGATGGAAAAATTCTTCAATTTGTTGATGAAACTGGGCATCAGGTAACTTTAGAAAGTTTTGTTACTGCACACCATAAAGAGCGCACAAGACATGAAAGTAAAAATGGTTTGTGGTTTGTTACTGAAGCACCGCTAGCAGAATTTACAGTTCCTGAAGTAATAGAGGCATTTAAAGCTCATCCAGAATTAAGTGTAAGAACTGAAAAAATTGATGCTTCTAAAAAGAAAAAAGAAATATTATCAAGAGAAGCTTCATTAAAATATCTAGCAGAAGGGAAAGCCGTTATTAAAGGAGCAAATTTAAAAGCCAATGAATATGGCTCAACATTATTTGCAGATTTCTTTTTCTTTATTACAGGATTTCACGGATTTCACGTATTCTCAGGAATCGTATTTAATATCATAATTTTCTTTAACGTAATTATTGGTACATATGAAAAGAGAAAAAGTTATGAAATGGTTGAAAAAGTAGGTTTATATTGGCACTTTGTAGATTTAGTTTGGGTATTTGTATTCACATTCTTCTACTTAGTATAA
- a CDS encoding cytochrome c oxidase subunit 3 yields the protein MTREESLEQEYKVAKQKSAKPMLWVSMISMTMMFIGLTSAYIISSKREDWVSFELPSALYISTLLLLLSSVTFFLAKKTISNNNRQLTTLFLLTTLLLGLGFVYFQIEGFYQLQEAGLYLTGKGSVVSASLLLVISFAHILHVLAGFIVLIVVIYNHFKKRYNATETLGLELGAIFWHFVDILWILLFLFFYFIR from the coding sequence ATGACTAGAGAAGAGAGTTTAGAGCAAGAATATAAAGTTGCAAAACAAAAGTCCGCAAAACCAATGCTTTGGGTGTCAATGATAAGCATGACAATGATGTTTATTGGTTTGACAAGTGCCTATATTATAAGTAGTAAAAGAGAAGATTGGGTTTCATTTGAATTACCATCAGCATTATATATAAGTACTTTATTACTTTTATTAAGTAGTGTAACATTTTTTTTAGCAAAAAAAACAATAAGTAATAATAATCGTCAGTTAACAACTCTCTTTTTATTAACCACTTTATTACTTGGTTTAGGTTTTGTTTATTTTCAAATTGAGGGTTTTTATCAATTACAAGAAGCAGGACTTTATTTAACAGGTAAAGGAAGTGTTGTATCAGCATCATTGTTACTTGTCATATCATTTGCACATATTCTGCATGTATTGGCTGGGTTTATTGTGTTGATTGTTGTTATTTATAATCATTTTAAAAAGCGATATAATGCCACGGAAACACTTGGTTTAGAGTTGGGTGCGATCTTTTGGCATTTTGTAGATATATTATGGATTTTACTCTTTTTATTTTTCTATTTTATTAGGTAA
- the cyoE gene encoding heme o synthase, producing the protein MLDTLTNKVTFSTAISDFKQLTKVGLSLSVVFSSVAGYLLAVETIDISILILLTIGGYLMVGASNAFNQIIEKDTDSLMKRTMNRPIPKGRMSISVAMTIAVLFTIFGLGILYYINPKCALFGAISIFLYTSAYTPLKGVTPLAVFVGAIPGAIPFMLGWVAATGTFSIEPGTLFLIQFFWQFPHFWAIGWLQYDEYKKAGFNMLPMGKKDRGAVKQIILYTIVMILVSIIPVFKQTGTFWIYPITAVVITLLGLLMLYYAIQLYKHQTDKVARQLMLSSVLYITLIQIIYVVDKFLH; encoded by the coding sequence ATATTGGATACCCTAACAAATAAAGTTACATTTTCTACAGCAATTAGTGATTTTAAGCAACTTACCAAAGTAGGATTATCACTTAGTGTAGTGTTTTCATCAGTTGCAGGTTATTTATTGGCAGTTGAAACAATTGATATTTCAATACTTATTTTACTTACAATTGGTGGGTATCTTATGGTTGGAGCATCTAATGCATTTAATCAGATTATCGAAAAGGATACTGATTCATTGATGAAACGAACAATGAATAGGCCAATTCCAAAAGGTAGAATGTCTATTTCTGTTGCGATGACAATAGCAGTATTATTTACAATATTTGGGTTGGGGATTTTATATTACATCAATCCTAAATGCGCTTTATTTGGAGCAATTTCAATTTTTTTATACACGAGTGCATATACACCTCTAAAAGGGGTAACGCCATTAGCTGTATTTGTTGGCGCAATTCCAGGAGCAATTCCATTTATGTTGGGTTGGGTAGCGGCTACAGGAACTTTTTCAATCGAACCTGGAACTTTGTTTTTGATTCAGTTTTTTTGGCAGTTCCCTCATTTTTGGGCTATAGGTTGGCTACAATACGATGAATATAAAAAGGCAGGATTTAACATGTTGCCAATGGGGAAAAAAGATAGGGGTGCAGTAAAACAAATTATTTTGTATACAATTGTTATGATTTTAGTTTCAATTATTCCAGTTTTTAAACAAACAGGAACTTTTTGGATATACCCTATAACAGCAGTTGTTATAACATTACTTGGGTTGTTGATGTTGTATTATGCAATTCAATTATATAAACATCAAACTGATAAAGTAGCAAGACAATTGATGTTGTCAAGTGTTTTGTATATTACATTAATCCAAATAATCTACGTAGTAGATAAATTTTTACACTAA
- the ileS gene encoding isoleucine--tRNA ligase translates to MSKKFKEYKGLNLTNVAKETLSFWEENSIFEKSITSREGAKPFVFFEGPPSANGLPGIHHVMGRTIKDIFCRYKTLQGFQVKRKAGWDTHGLPIELGVEKELGITKEDIGKKISVEEYNDACRKAVLRYTDVWENLTKTMGHWVDMKDPYITYKPKYMESVWWLLKQLYSKNLLYKGYTIQPYSPKAGTGLSSHEINQPGAYQDVTDTTIVAQFKAKQDSLPIFLQNKGDIHLMAWTTTPWTLPSNTALTVGAKIDYVLVKTFNQYTFEATNVILAKNLVGKQFGKKFTKIDTTEELSEYKSGDKKIPFYIESEFKGADLVGIKYEQLLPYALPYQNPENAFRVISGDFVTTEDGTGIVHTAPTFGADDALVAKQATPEVPPLLVLDDNDNPVPLVDLQGRFTKDMGEFAGKYVKNEYYADGEAPERSIDVEIAIKLKEENKAFIVEKYKHSYPHCWRTDKPILYYPLDSWFIKVTEKRDRMFELNEEINWKPKSTGEGRFGNWLKNANDWNLSRSRYWGIPLPIWRTEDGTEEILIGSVKELKSEMDKAIKAGVLETDIYADFEVGNMSEENYAKLDLHKNIVDQITLVSASGKPMKREADLIDVWFDSGSMPYAQWHYPFENKELIDDNKFYPADFIAEGVDQTRGWFYTLHAIGTMVFDSKAYKNVVSNGLVLDKFGKKMSKRLGNGIDPFETMEKYGPDATRWYMISNANPWDNLKFDVDGIDEVRRKFFGTLYNTYSFFTLYANIDKFSYSEDDIAIEDRPEIDRWILSELNTLIKYVQENFDEYEPTRVARAIQDFVTENLSNWFVRLSRRRFWKGDYQQDKISAYQTLYTCMLTVAKLSSPIAPFFMDNLYKDLTAASGKGLESVHLEKFPSYNARLVDEDLERKMQKAQKISSMVLSLRKKEMIKVRQPLQRVMIPVLDNQDREDILAIQDLIISEVNVKEIELLDDASNILVKNIKPNFKVLGPKYGKEMRLIGAEIQKFNQEDINKIEKEGEIDIKINENFVKLSIDEVEISSQDIEGWLVANQGNLTVALDVKITEELQKEGSARELINRVQNLRKDSGLDVTDKIKLSIEKNTLLEKAVQSNEQYIKNETLTAHLLFVDTLENGTEIAFDEIETRILIEKI, encoded by the coding sequence ATGAGTAAAAAATTCAAAGAATATAAGGGCTTAAACCTTACAAATGTTGCAAAAGAAACCCTTAGCTTTTGGGAAGAAAATTCAATTTTTGAAAAGAGTATTACTTCACGTGAAGGAGCAAAACCATTTGTGTTTTTTGAAGGGCCACCTTCAGCAAATGGGCTTCCGGGAATTCACCACGTGATGGGCCGTACTATTAAAGATATTTTTTGTCGCTATAAAACATTACAAGGATTTCAAGTAAAAAGAAAAGCAGGTTGGGACACTCATGGTCTTCCTATTGAATTGGGTGTTGAGAAAGAACTTGGAATTACCAAAGAAGATATTGGAAAAAAAATAAGTGTAGAAGAATATAATGACGCTTGTAGAAAAGCAGTTTTACGATACACTGATGTTTGGGAGAATTTAACCAAAACAATGGGACATTGGGTTGATATGAAAGATCCATATATCACCTACAAACCAAAGTATATGGAGTCTGTTTGGTGGTTGTTAAAACAATTATACAGCAAAAATTTATTATACAAAGGCTATACAATTCAGCCGTATTCTCCAAAAGCAGGAACTGGTTTAAGTTCACACGAAATCAATCAGCCTGGAGCATATCAAGACGTAACTGACACAACAATTGTTGCACAATTCAAAGCCAAACAAGATTCATTACCAATTTTTTTACAAAATAAAGGTGATATTCACTTAATGGCGTGGACAACCACTCCTTGGACTTTACCATCGAATACTGCCTTGACTGTTGGTGCTAAAATTGATTATGTATTAGTAAAAACATTCAATCAATATACTTTTGAAGCAACAAATGTAATCTTAGCTAAGAATTTAGTTGGTAAACAGTTTGGTAAAAAGTTTACAAAAATTGATACTACTGAAGAATTATCTGAATATAAATCTGGAGATAAAAAAATTCCTTTTTATATTGAAAGTGAATTTAAAGGAGCCGATTTAGTCGGAATAAAATACGAGCAATTATTACCATATGCATTACCTTATCAAAACCCAGAGAATGCTTTTAGAGTAATTTCTGGAGATTTTGTAACTACTGAAGACGGTACAGGAATTGTACATACAGCACCAACTTTTGGAGCTGATGATGCTTTGGTTGCAAAACAAGCAACACCTGAAGTTCCACCATTATTGGTATTGGATGACAATGACAATCCAGTGCCTTTGGTAGATTTACAAGGAAGGTTCACCAAAGATATGGGTGAGTTTGCTGGTAAATATGTGAAGAATGAATATTATGCAGATGGTGAAGCCCCAGAAAGATCGATTGATGTTGAGATTGCAATTAAATTAAAAGAAGAAAACAAAGCGTTTATTGTTGAAAAATACAAGCACAGTTATCCACATTGTTGGAGAACTGATAAACCGATTTTATATTACCCATTAGATTCTTGGTTCATTAAAGTAACTGAGAAACGTGATAGAATGTTTGAATTGAATGAAGAAATCAACTGGAAACCAAAATCAACTGGTGAAGGTCGTTTCGGAAATTGGCTAAAAAACGCCAATGACTGGAACTTATCTCGTTCACGTTATTGGGGAATTCCATTACCAATTTGGAGAACTGAAGATGGAACAGAAGAAATTTTAATTGGTTCTGTTAAGGAATTAAAATCTGAAATGGATAAGGCTATCAAAGCAGGTGTTTTAGAAACTGATATATATGCAGATTTCGAAGTTGGAAACATGTCTGAAGAAAATTATGCAAAATTAGATTTACATAAAAACATTGTAGATCAAATCACCCTAGTTTCTGCATCAGGAAAACCAATGAAACGTGAAGCGGACTTAATCGATGTTTGGTTCGATTCAGGATCTATGCCTTATGCACAATGGCATTATCCATTTGAGAATAAAGAATTAATCGACGATAATAAATTCTATCCTGCAGATTTTATCGCAGAGGGAGTAGATCAAACTCGTGGATGGTTTTATACATTACATGCAATCGGAACTATGGTTTTTGATTCAAAAGCCTATAAAAATGTAGTTTCCAACGGACTTGTTTTAGATAAATTTGGTAAAAAAATGTCGAAGCGTTTAGGAAACGGTATTGATCCATTTGAAACAATGGAAAAATATGGTCCAGATGCTACACGATGGTATATGATTTCAAATGCCAATCCTTGGGATAATTTGAAATTTGATGTTGATGGAATTGATGAAGTACGCCGTAAATTCTTTGGAACTCTTTATAACACTTATTCTTTCTTCACGTTGTATGCTAATATTGATAAATTTTCTTATTCAGAAGATGATATTGCAATTGAAGATAGACCAGAAATAGATCGTTGGATTTTATCTGAATTGAATACTTTAATCAAATATGTTCAAGAAAATTTTGATGAATATGAGCCAACAAGAGTTGCTCGTGCAATCCAAGATTTCGTAACAGAAAACTTAAGTAACTGGTTTGTTCGTTTAAGTAGAAGACGTTTTTGGAAAGGAGATTATCAACAAGATAAAATTTCTGCCTACCAAACATTATACACCTGTATGTTGACTGTTGCAAAATTAAGCTCACCTATTGCACCATTCTTTATGGATAATTTATATAAAGATTTAACAGCTGCCTCTGGCAAAGGATTAGAATCTGTACATTTAGAAAAATTTCCTTCTTATAACGCAAGATTAGTTGATGAAGATTTAGAAAGAAAAATGCAAAAAGCTCAAAAAATATCATCAATGGTATTGTCTTTGAGGAAGAAAGAAATGATAAAAGTTCGTCAACCATTACAACGAGTTATGATTCCTGTTTTAGATAATCAAGACAGAGAAGATATTTTAGCCATTCAAGATTTGATAATTTCAGAAGTAAACGTCAAAGAAATTGAACTTTTAGACGATGCTTCTAACATACTTGTTAAAAACATCAAGCCAAACTTTAAAGTCCTTGGACCTAAGTACGGTAAGGAAATGCGCTTGATTGGAGCCGAAATTCAAAAGTTTAATCAAGAAGATATTAACAAAATTGAAAAAGAAGGCGAAATTGATATAAAAATTAACGAGAATTTTGTAAAATTGTCAATAGATGAAGTTGAGATTTCATCTCAAGACATTGAAGGTTGGCTTGTTGCCAATCAAGGTAATTTGACTGTCGCTTTGGATGTTAAAATTACTGAGGAATTACAAAAAGAAGGGAGTGCTCGTGAATTAATTAATAGAGTACAAAACCTACGTAAGGATTCAGGTTTAGATGTGACAGATAAAATAAAATTGAGTATTGAGAAAAATACTTTACTAGAAAAAGCAGTTCAATCAAACGAGCAATATATTAAAAATGAAACTCTAACGGCTCATTTATTATTTGTTGACACATTAGAAAATGGTACAGAAATTGCTTTTGACGAAATAGAAACTAGAATATTAATTGAAAAAATATGA
- a CDS encoding TraR/DksA family transcriptional regulator, whose protein sequence is MVANPQKYSDKDLAEFKEIILKKIAYAEEDLDLLKGAFKNDRNNGTEDTSPTFKAFEEGSETMSKEANVQLAIRQEKFIRDLKNALLRIENKTYGICRVTGKLIQKERLKLVPHATLSIEAKNMQQ, encoded by the coding sequence ATGGTAGCAAATCCCCAAAAATATTCCGACAAAGATCTAGCTGAATTCAAGGAAATTATCTTGAAGAAGATTGCTTATGCCGAAGAGGATTTAGATTTGTTAAAAGGTGCTTTTAAGAATGACCGTAATAACGGTACTGAAGATACATCACCTACTTTCAAAGCCTTTGAAGAAGGTTCTGAAACAATGAGCAAAGAAGCAAACGTACAATTAGCTATTAGACAAGAAAAGTTTATTCGCGATTTAAAAAACGCCTTATTAAGGATAGAAAATAAAACCTACGGTATATGTCGTGTTACAGGTAAACTAATTCAAAAAGAGCGTTTGAAATTAGTTCCACATGCAACATTAAGTATTGAGGCTAAAAACATGCAACAATAA
- a CDS encoding lipoprotein signal peptidase, which translates to MKKALFIIFIVLLIDQVVKIYIKTNFYLGETVHIFGLDWARLHFVENNGMAWGTEFGGRTGKLFLTLFRLVAITGIGYWLATSIKKNASKLLIFAICLIFAGALGNIIDSVFYGLIFDTPGGRNLATLFPEQPYGSLFHGKVVDMFYFPFFDNSEFPSWLPIVGGKTFTFFNAIFNVADFAISCGVGILIFFNKRVFPKEEVINSTSQEEIV; encoded by the coding sequence TTGAAGAAAGCATTATTTATTATATTTATAGTATTACTTATTGACCAAGTAGTAAAAATCTACATTAAAACAAATTTTTATTTAGGAGAAACTGTCCATATTTTTGGATTAGATTGGGCAAGATTACATTTTGTTGAAAACAACGGAATGGCTTGGGGAACAGAGTTTGGTGGTAGAACTGGAAAATTATTTTTAACACTTTTCCGATTGGTTGCAATTACAGGAATTGGTTACTGGCTCGCAACTTCTATTAAAAAAAACGCATCAAAACTTCTAATCTTTGCTATTTGTCTAATCTTTGCTGGTGCCTTAGGAAATATAATAGATTCAGTTTTTTATGGTTTAATATTTGATACTCCAGGAGGTAGAAACCTAGCTACTCTTTTCCCCGAACAACCTTACGGAAGTTTATTTCATGGAAAAGTAGTTGACATGTTTTATTTCCCGTTTTTTGACAACTCTGAATTCCCATCATGGCTTCCCATTGTTGGAGGTAAAACATTTACTTTTTTCAATGCTATTTTTAATGTAGCAGATTTTGCAATATCTTGTGGTGTTGGAATCTTAATTTTTTTTAATAAAAGAGTTTTTCCAAAAGAAGAAGTAATTAACTCTACTTCACAAGAAGAGATTGTTTAA